Part of the Streptomyces sp. WMMC500 genome is shown below.
CGGAGGCCGGGTCCGAGGAGGCCGTACGGGCCGGGGCGCTGGTCTTCGACGCCACCGGCATCGACTCCTCCGCGCGGCTGCGGGAGCTCTACGACTTCTTCCACCCCCGGATACGATCACTCGCGCCCTGCGGGCGCGTCGTGGTCGTCGGCACGCCGCCGGAGGACGCCGCCGCACCCGGGGAGGCGGTGGCGCAGCAGGCGCTCGACGGGTTCGTCAGGTCGGTGGGCAAGGAGCTGCGGGACGGGTCGACGGCGCATCTGCTGCTGGTCGCGCCGGGCGCCGAGGGCGGGGTGGAGTCGACGCTGCGGTTCGCGCTGTCGGCGCGCTCGGCGTACGTCTCGGGGCAGGCGCTGCGGGTCACGGGCGCGGCGCCGGTGCCGCGGACGGCGGACTGGGAGCGGCCGTTGGCCGGGAAGACGGCGCTGGTCACGGGCGCGGCGCAGGGGATCGGCGCGGCGGTCGCCGAGACGCTGCACCGGGACGGGGCGCAGGTGGTGTGCCTGGACGTGCCCGTGCAGGGCGCGGAACTGGCGCGGACGGCGGCCCGGGTCGCCGGCGGGGCGCTGGAGCTGAACATCACCGCGCCGGACGCCGCGGCCCGGCTCGCGGCGTACCTGGAAGACCACCACGGCGGCGTCGACGTCGTCGTGCACAACGCGGGCATCACCCGCGACAAGACGCTGGGACGGATGCGCGCCGAGCAGTGGGCGGGGGTCGTCGAGGTCAACCTCACCGCCGTCGAGACCCTCACCGCCCGCCTCCTCGGCGACGGACTGGTGCGCGCGGACGGCCGGATCGTGTGCACGTCCTCGATCAGCGGCATCGCGGGCAACACGGGCCAGACCAACTACGCGGCGAGCAAGGCGGGCCTGATCGGCTACGTTCGGGCCGCGGCCCCGGCGGCGGCCGAACGCGGCGTGACGGTCAACGCGGTCGCGCCCGGGTTCGTCGAGACGCGGATGACCGCGGCGGTCCCGCTGGTCGTCCGCGAGGCGGGGCGCCGCATGAACAGCCTGAAGCAGGGCGGCCTGCCGGTGGACGTGGCGGAGGCGGTGGCGTACCTGGCGGCGCCGGGCAGCGGGGCCGTGACGGGACAGGTGCTGCGGGTGTGCGGCCAGTCGCTGCTGGGGGCGTGAGGTGGAGACACGGGAGTTGAGCAGGGCACCGGGTCTGCTGCCGCTGTACGCGCGGGCGGTGGTGCCGAAGCGGCGGGGACGGGCGGCGTACGGGGCGGAGACGGAAGCCGGTGCTGCGGGAGAGACGGGAGCCGTCGCCCGGCCGCCCGCCGTACCCGAACGCCGCCTGGTGCTCCCCGGCGTACGCCCCGACCCCGCCCGGCTGCGCCGCTACGCCGCCGTCTGCGGCTTCCCCGACGAGGGCCGGCTGCCGGCCACGTACCCGCACGTCGTGGCCTTCCCGCTGGCCATGTCCCTCATGACCGCCCGCGACTTCCCCTTCCCGCTGCCCGGCCTCGTCCACCTGGCCAACCGCGTCGAGCACCTGCGCCCCGTCGACGCCGGCGAGCGGCTGACGTACGTCGTCGCGACGGGCCCCGCGCGGCCGCACCCCAGGG
Proteins encoded:
- a CDS encoding 3-oxoacyl-ACP reductase gives rise to the protein MADRYQKFTSRGAGAFVAKRLGLPRPARLERYRPGRPVARGPVVLGGAAGGRMRKTLRELLDAAGADVAEAGSEEAVRAGALVFDATGIDSSARLRELYDFFHPRIRSLAPCGRVVVVGTPPEDAAAPGEAVAQQALDGFVRSVGKELRDGSTAHLLLVAPGAEGGVESTLRFALSARSAYVSGQALRVTGAAPVPRTADWERPLAGKTALVTGAAQGIGAAVAETLHRDGAQVVCLDVPVQGAELARTAARVAGGALELNITAPDAAARLAAYLEDHHGGVDVVVHNAGITRDKTLGRMRAEQWAGVVEVNLTAVETLTARLLGDGLVRADGRIVCTSSISGIAGNTGQTNYAASKAGLIGYVRAAAPAAAERGVTVNAVAPGFVETRMTAAVPLVVREAGRRMNSLKQGGLPVDVAEAVAYLAAPGSGAVTGQVLRVCGQSLLGA